The following are encoded in a window of Oncorhynchus keta strain PuntledgeMale-10-30-2019 chromosome 10, Oket_V2, whole genome shotgun sequence genomic DNA:
- the LOC118388463 gene encoding plexin-A2-like isoform X2, which yields MGMGTCLDIGCTYCGRTKEQSWPLTWWLLVMMSISLAMGQGHSVNTFQSERREWTLNHLTVHKTTGVLYVGAVNRIYKLSANLTLLVSHDTGPEYDNNACYPPLIVQPCSEPLASTDNINKLLLIDYSHNRLLACGSLYQGVCKLMRQDDLFILVEPTHKKEHYLSSVNQTGTMYGVIVPSSQGQDGTLFIGTAVGGKQDYFPTISSRKLPRDPESSAMLDYELHTDFVSSLIKIPSDTLALVPRFDIYYIYGFASGNFVYFLTVQPETPENGMPAGSSPGDLFYTTRIIRLCKGDTKFHSYVSLPVGCVHKGEEYRLLQAAHLSKAGKVLARSLNISAQDDILFAVFTKGQKQYHKPLDNSALCIFTIRDVNACIKERLQSCYQGEGHLELHWLLGKDVQCTKAPVPIDDHFCGLDINQPLGGSQLVAGLTVYTETRDRLTSVISYVYNGYSVAFIGTRSGRLKKVRVDGSPEGGGQYETLTVMTEGGPILRDMAFSLDRNSLYIMSDNQMKSCD from the exons ATGGGGATGGGGACGTGTTTGGATATAGGATGCACTTACTGCGGCCGCACTAAGGAGCAGTCTTGGCCCCTGACGTGGTGGCTGTTGGTCATGATGTCCATCTCCCTAGCAATGGGACAAGGTCATTCCGTCAACACTttccagtcagagaggagagagtggaccCTGAACCACCTGACAGTGCACAAGACCACTGGTGTTCTCTATGTTGGTGCTGTGAACCGGATCTACAAGCTGTCTGCCAACCTGACACTTCTGGTCTCACACGACACAGGTCCTGAGTACGACAACAACGCCTGCTACCCTCCTCTTATAGTGCAGCCCTGCTCAGAGCCCTTGGCATCCACTGACAACATTAACAAACTGCTGCTCATAGACTACTCCCACAACCGCCTGCTGGCCTGTGGCAGCCTCTACCAGGGAGTCTGCAAGCTGATGCGACAGGACGACCTGTTTATCCTGGTAGAGCCGACCCACAAGAAAGAGCATTACCTCTCCAGTGTCAACCAGACAGGCACCATGTATGGTGTCATCGTGCCCTCCTCGCAGGGCCAGGACGGCACCCTGTTCATTGGCACAGCTGTGGGTGGAAAGCAGGACTATTTCCCCACCATCTCCAGCCGTAAGCTGCCCCGCGACCCAGAGTCCTCTGCCATGTTGGACTACGAGCTCCACACAGactttgtctcctctctcattAAGATCCCCTCTGACACGCTAGCTCTGGTCCCGCGCTTTGACATCTACTACATTTATGGCTTCGCCAGCGGGAACTTTGTCTACTTCCTGACCGTGCAGCCAGAGACCCCAGAGAATGGGATGCCAGCTGGCAGTTCCCCTGGTGACCTGTTCTACACAACCCGCATCATACGCCTCTGCAAAGGGGACACAAAGTTCCACTCTTATGTGTCTTTGCCAGTGGGCTGTGTACATAAGGGAGAGGAGTATCGCCTCCTACAGGCTGCCCACCTGTCTAAGGCAGGGAAGGTATTGGCCAGGTCCTTAAACATCAGTGCCCAGGATGACATCCTCTTTGCTGTGTTCACCAAGGGTCAGAAGCAGTACCACAAGCCTCTGGACAACTCCGCCCTGTGCATCTTTACCATCCGAGACGTCAACGCCTGCATTAAAGAGCGCCTGCAGTCCTGCTACCAGGGAGAGGGCCACCTGGAATTGCACTGGCTGCTGGGAAAGGACGTGCAGTGCACCAAGGCG CCTGTGCCTATCGATGATCACTTCTGTGGGCTGGATATCAACCAGCCCCTTGGGGGCTCCCAGCTGGTAGCTGGCCTGACGGTGTATACTGAGACCAGAGACAGGCTGACCTCTGTCATCTCCTACGTCTATAATGGCTACAGCGTGGCCTTTATCGGAACCAGGAGTGGCAGACTAAAGAAG